In the Halopiger aswanensis genome, AAGCGAACTCATGACATCCAGAGCCTCCTGTAGTTTCGACTGGATCGTCACTGCCATCTCCTAGAACTGGTCACACAGGTGCCCGAGTTCGCTGTACAGCTCCTCTAGGGGGACGTCGACCTCGCTTCCCTCGAGGTCGCGCTGCCGCTGGAAGTCCTTCATCACTGGATGTACCAGCTATGGTCGCTCTGAATAGACCGACCGATTAACGACAAAGGGTATTGGTGATCGAAAATTATCTATCCTGTTCGCTGCCGCCAATCTGTTGAAGTTTCCACTGGGCGGCCATCCCCTCGTCACCAACCTGCTCGATGCGCTCGTCGATGTCGGGATGGACGTCAGTGGCTGCGAACCCACCGTACAGAAAGCCGAATACCCGCTGAGGAAGCGACTCCCGCTGGACGTTGTTCGCACTCGAGTTGAGCGACGGAGCAAAGGCCAAGGTGTCGAACGAGCGGGTCGAAAGGGATTGATCCCGCAACGTCCCCAACGCACCGACGAGTGCCTCTGGACTCGTCCGGTCAGCGGCATACTTGTCTGCCTGGATCTCCCGGGTTCGATAATCGAACAGGCTGTACAGGACGTTCTTCCCCACCAGAAGGACCGGAGAGAGGAGCGCGATGAGGATAGAAAGTCGGGCATCGCCACGCTCGAGATGGGCCTCCTCGTGTCTCAGGATCGCCTTGAGTTCCGACTGGTCCAGGTCATCAGCGCGATACTGGTCCACGAGTCCCCGCGTCACCACGATCCGGTTGTCACGAGGGAATGCGATCGCCATCGCACCGATCGTATCTGTCTCTAGAACCCGGATCTCTGCCGCAAAATCATCGAACGCGGGATCGTCGAGACGGGTTTCCGTCGACCGCATGGTCTCGAATAGTTGCAGAACGCTGCGGAGTTGATAACACGTGCCGGCGACGAAATAGCCTGGCCCGATCGCCCCGAGAACGAGCAAGAGGAGCAGCGGGCCGTCCACGAACTGGGTCACCCACTGGATCGTATCGATCCAGGACCAGATCATCCACACGACTACCCCGGCCCCACCGAGAACACACGACGAGGCAACGATCAGCACAAGGAGATTGTCTGTCGACCGGCCCGTCGAGACAAACTCACGTCTGATGGCTCGATCGACAAGAATGCCGTACGCGTTGGCATAGAATCCGAGAAGGCAGAGGACGACCATGATCGTTATCAGGGATCCAGTGAGAGAGAAGGTGGACATCATCTGTAGCAGCTTGATGCTGTTCATAATCGTCAAGAAGATAGCATGACCAATGGTCGCGATACCGACGATGCCGAGATAGAGGAAGGCAAGCGCCGGGACCCGGCGAAAGCCCGTTTTGAGCGTATCGATCACCGCCGCTAGCATCCGTTCGAACGATCGAGGAGCGACCAGATACAGGCCGTAATAGAGGATGGCGTACACCGCTGGGAGCCCGAGAAGGTACGTACCTATAGCCACCATGGCCTGTGTGAAGACCAAGCCTCCGAGTAAATCCTGCTGAGTACCGAACCGTTCGTCGTAGTGATTGAGGAGTGGGCTTTCCTCGAGTCCCGGCTGATACGCTTCGATCGCCTCGAACCCGACTATGAGGGCCCCCAGAAGCACCAACAGAGCGGGAATCGTGACGAAAAGATCGGTCCGTCCCGTCACACTGCTCCCGAGCACCAAATCACTAACCCAGAAAAGCCCGGCGAGGAGCGCGCCAACGGCTGCCACCGATCGAAACGGGACCGTCACCCGCTCGTGAATCACGTACTCACCGTCGCCAGGGGCGACCTCCCAGCGATACGTCGATTTCAGGACCCCGGACCATGCCGTGCGCTCCCGGCCCAACTCCTCATCGGATCCAGTGTACTCTCTCAAGTTCCGCTCGACGTCTCGAGGTGTGACGCCGGCCGCGTGGTACTCTCGGGTTCCGATCGGATACTCCGGAACGAGCTCCCGAACCCGATCGAGCATCTATGGTTTCTCCCTCCGGTCGTCACGTTCGGTTCGGAGCGCTTCTGGATCCCGGACCACCGTACGGAAGTCATACGAGACCGGCACAGCCGATCCGGTCTCGGTTTCCGTCTCGGATTCCTGTGGTTCAAGGTCCGACGGCGCGATCACGAAGACCCTCGGCCCTTCGTCGAGGACGCCCTGGACGTCCTTCGTCACGATGTCGGTCCGCGAAAGGTGGTCGTGGTATTCGAAGTTCTCCCCGTATCGAAAGCGTCTGTGATCGCGTTCGGACAGGACGAACGTATCGACCGGGTCTGATTGCGGAGCATCGATCGAGTACGTGACCTCGATAGGCGTTATCTCGCCGAAGACCATCGTGTAGAACTGTCCCGGTGGAATTTCGATCTCGTCCGACGTCTCCATCCAGATGGCTTCATCTCGCGAATCGCGATACCACGTCGCGGCGTCAACACACCCACTCATCCCCGCCGACATGGCCGTCGCGCCCTGAAGCAACCGTCTCCGACCACAGGAGAGCCCGTCCATTGTCGTTGGATCGGCTAAGACAACGACAGATTATTAACATTTCTCTGGCCGATCCGAAATCAGTTGGTGATCGTTTAGAGAACGGGTGATTTCGAGCGCTTGGGACGGGCGTTGGCGGGGAAGCACTCTCATAATGGGTGTTAGTTATTATTATACCGACGTCGATTGGGCTGATCTACACTTGAGTATCCATCGGGCCAGGATTCAGCGTTGTAACTGGGGCCAGCATTCTTAACCAACGAAATGAATAGTCAGGGGGTGATTGTTGGTTAACTACTCAGACATCAGTTTCGAGAACGTCGATGAGTTCCTCTGCCGTCCGACTGATCCGTCCGAGACGCTCGCGAACGATCTCGGGATCATCCGACACCCATGCAGCTAGATAGAATGCCGATCCGCTAGTGTCGAGTCCACAGTACCGTCCGATAACATAAGCAACGGCTTCGGCCTCGAGCTCCCGTTTCGACCGCTCGGTATCGTCATCGATGTTGAAGTGGAGCAGCGCGTGTGCGTATTCGTGGATCAGCGTACGGGCGAGATCGGCGGTGTTCTCCCGATCCCGGACCTCAACGCGCGGCTGCATATCGATGAGGCTGCGCTGCTTGCAGATACCCTTCACCTCACCGTGCGTCCACTCCGCTTCCGGAACGATCCGAACCGTCACGCCGAGCTCATCCGCGACGTCAGTGAGTCGGTTGATGAGGTCGTCGGCGTCCCCGGTTGCTTCAGTCTCGAGTTCAGGGAGTGGTTCGCCTTCGGTCTGGGAAATGTCGAACACCGGCGTGGGCTTGAACCCGACCAGTCCCTCCGACCACTCCTCTGGTGGCGTCTCGTCGTACTCACAGTCACTGTCTTTGTGGTAACTCGGCGAGTTCTCACACTCCGGACACTGCTTCGTGATGATCGGCGCCCAGATCCAGATGGCCGACTCGCCTTCTTGGACGTACCGATCGAACTCCTCCTGCCAGGTTTGGTAGCCTGCAACCCGAGTCACCTCGGGACACTGCTGTTTGATCAGGAGCGTGTTTCGGTAGGAGTAGTTGTGAAGGCGACTCTGGGCGTCGAGCCACTCTTGGAACTCGTCGCTGGCCTGCGCGTCGTCGACGCCGGCGATGAGGTCGTCGATCCATTGTTCGATGGTACTGTTCATCTCGTCGGATCGTGTGTCGGTCTGGTTGAATGAGATCGACGAGTCGCTGGTCGTAGCCATGATATCACTAACTCGCGTTCACGGTGACTGCGGCAGTTCAGAATGCGCCGCACCCCTCTGGGGTGCACAAACAACTCGGCTCGAGCGCCACTGGCGTTCGTGGTTTTTGTTTATGACGCTGATTGAACGAGTTGCTTGAGAATTGGTAGCTCTCTCAGCGAATTTTTGAGCCAGAAAATGCGCCTAAGTACCATGATTAGCTCTCCTGTATCGTGATGTGACTCGAGAATGGTCTTTCGTTTCTAGTCTATCTACCACAGATGTCTGTTACAGATGTCTGTAATAGGTATCCAACAAGACAGAGTGGGCATAGCGATCGACCATCGTATGTTAGAATAGGGACTTATCGCGATGGAACGCGACTACCGCGACCCGCATACGACGCTAACGGATTGGTGATGTGGATGCACTCGAGCACATTGATTACGATACTCTCGAGGCGATCCTCCAGACGGTACGGCTCAGACCACTCGAGCCCCATCCACGTAGGCCCAGTAACGCGCTCGGTATTCGTCCATGGAACAGGTCCGCGACCAGGCGCACTGTTCGGCTCCGTTTCGCCCTCTGGTAATGGCCCACCGACAATCCCGTCTTTGCTGTAACTCGATTGCTTGTAGCCGTCGATGATCCGTCCGAAGTTCGCCGTCGGACTTTCGCCCATCTCGCGTCGCGCTAGCGCGATCAACGCAGCCTCGATGGCTTTCCGCTCTTGCTTGTCTTCTGCCGCTGGTGGAACTGCATACGAGACCTCGAGCGCAGGCCCGTATCGATCGCGGACGGCCCAGAGACACGGCGCAGCCGTGTGGGGATCTCGGTATGGCATTTCGTCGGCGTACACCCCGCGAGCAAGCGCACCAACCCGCCCACGTGTACTTCGGCCGGTTTCACCGATATACTCGAGTCCATCACGGCGCCGATGTCGAACGCGATAGAGCCCAGGCGCACTCGAGATGGTCTCCAGATCGCCATCTGCTCGATCGAGCGACAGCCACGGCGACCACTCGAGGCCAAACCAATCAGCGTCGTAAAACCCGGTCTCGTTCATGTCCGCTCGTTGTACCATCCAAGTCGCTCACCAATCATTAGGCCCTCGACTGGGAGCTCTATAGAAACCGCTGTCTCGTCGAGCAGCGGCAGCAGTTCCTCGTAGTACGCTTTGCCAGCGTGAAAGACAAGCGTCGTATCTGCCTCGAGTAATCCGGCTGTATCTAACTCATCGAACGTTTCGGTCGCCCACGCTCGTTTCTCGCCTACCCGAGCTCCCGTGAGCGTCTCGTCGTACGGTTCGATCGGCGGCCCATCCGGCTCGAGCAGCTGGTGCTTTGCCGACAACACATACCAGTCGTCGTGGTGCTGTTCACAGTATTGCCTGGCCTTACTGAACAGCGACGAAGGCGAGTAGAGTTCACCTGGCGAAGCAGGTTCCTCGAGCTTGGTTTTCGTACAACTCACAAGACCGATTTCTCTCATGGATTTCTCTACTGACAGGTTCCACTTCAATTCCTCGCACCTAGAATATACACCAATTCGGAAAGACCTAATTCCAGATCAAGCCGAAGAGCTCGCATTCAGTCATATTTTTGAATATTCATACACACTAGATGGTATGACCAATATCGATAGACGGCGGGCGGAAGTTGCAGAAGCAATCGCCGGACTCGGATACGACGGAATCATTCGATTTGACGAATCCGAACCCGAATACGAGTTCCTCATCGCAGCAACCGAAGAGTTCGAGAGTACGAAACACCTGGCGTTGCTCACGATCCTCGCAACGACTCAGGATTATCAACTCAACGGGGATGCACAGCGGTTCTGGGAGACGTTAGAAGAGACCCTGCAGAACTGGGACACTCTTGATTCCGAATCGACGGTCAACGAGGTTCTGGCTGAGTTCATGGAACAACCGGTGAATGCCCGCCTTCGCGATCAGAAACAGGATCGGTTGGTTCGCATGATCGACAATGGATTCGGCGAGTGGTTCCTTACCCAGTACCCTGAGGTCGATCCATATCGAGTCTGGGAGGAGATCGCAGAGGCGCTTGAAACGACGATGGACAAAAAGACGGTCGTGCTTGCGGTCAAGGCCTACGACGAGTTCAATCTCATCGTCAACGGCGAGTATCTTGATCTCCCAACAGATGTGCCGATCCCCTGTGACCTGCAGGTAAAGCGAGTTGCTCGAGCAGCGGGCATTGTCGAAGACGAATCGACGGGAATCGTCATGGATGCGTGGGCAGATGTGATGGACCAGGTGAATGCGATCCTCGAGCGGCCAGTCTCGATGTT is a window encoding:
- a CDS encoding M48 family metalloprotease; translated protein: MLDRVRELVPEYPIGTREYHAAGVTPRDVERNLREYTGSDEELGRERTAWSGVLKSTYRWEVAPGDGEYVIHERVTVPFRSVAAVGALLAGLFWVSDLVLGSSVTGRTDLFVTIPALLVLLGALIVGFEAIEAYQPGLEESPLLNHYDERFGTQQDLLGGLVFTQAMVAIGTYLLGLPAVYAILYYGLYLVAPRSFERMLAAVIDTLKTGFRRVPALAFLYLGIVGIATIGHAIFLTIMNSIKLLQMMSTFSLTGSLITIMVVLCLLGFYANAYGILVDRAIRREFVSTGRSTDNLLVLIVASSCVLGGAGVVVWMIWSWIDTIQWVTQFVDGPLLLLLVLGAIGPGYFVAGTCYQLRSVLQLFETMRSTETRLDDPAFDDFAAEIRVLETDTIGAMAIAFPRDNRIVVTRGLVDQYRADDLDQSELKAILRHEEAHLERGDARLSILIALLSPVLLVGKNVLYSLFDYRTREIQADKYAADRTSPEALVGALGTLRDQSLSTRSFDTLAFAPSLNSSANNVQRESLPQRVFGFLYGGFAATDVHPDIDERIEQVGDEGMAAQWKLQQIGGSEQDR
- a CDS encoding M78 family metallopeptidase domain-containing protein, with the protein product MATTSDSSISFNQTDTRSDEMNSTIEQWIDDLIAGVDDAQASDEFQEWLDAQSRLHNYSYRNTLLIKQQCPEVTRVAGYQTWQEEFDRYVQEGESAIWIWAPIITKQCPECENSPSYHKDSDCEYDETPPEEWSEGLVGFKPTPVFDISQTEGEPLPELETEATGDADDLINRLTDVADELGVTVRIVPEAEWTHGEVKGICKQRSLIDMQPRVEVRDRENTADLARTLIHEYAHALLHFNIDDDTERSKRELEAEAVAYVIGRYCGLDTSGSAFYLAAWVSDDPEIVRERLGRISRTAEELIDVLETDV
- a CDS encoding DUF6884 domain-containing protein; the protein is MKWNLSVEKSMREIGLVSCTKTKLEEPASPGELYSPSSLFSKARQYCEQHHDDWYVLSAKHQLLEPDGPPIEPYDETLTGARVGEKRAWATETFDELDTAGLLEADTTLVFHAGKAYYEELLPLLDETAVSIELPVEGLMIGERLGWYNERT
- a CDS encoding N-glycosylase/DNA lyase; the encoded protein is MTNIDRRRAEVAEAIAGLGYDGIIRFDESEPEYEFLIAATEEFESTKHLALLTILATTQDYQLNGDAQRFWETLEETLQNWDTLDSESTVNEVLAEFMEQPVNARLRDQKQDRLVRMIDNGFGEWFLTQYPEVDPYRVWEEIAEALETTMDKKTVVLAVKAYDEFNLIVNGEYLDLPTDVPIPCDLQVKRVARAAGIVEDESTGIVMDAWADVMDQVNAILERPVSMFRVDSIVWQAGQIISDHNDQKNPSQQALRTHFKNTGLSEEQAQRLAREFTITLSA